The Impatiens glandulifera chromosome 8, dImpGla2.1, whole genome shotgun sequence genome includes a window with the following:
- the LOC124911311 gene encoding uncharacterized protein LOC124911311 isoform X2 produces MEDGEVIRRSLDSNSMESATLGRVMSTLLNARPKKLEEAISRFDSAPKTVSMEESLRILHKYLRDGAQNLESLDQIIVPMLEHSLKVKESKHGNQAMVLLNWLFQDELIFQAIAVNLAGIIERKCDKFIELGWCTLVRCLVEYETTMAKHLNNGIRENYYSLLKLLSPCIARLTYIVCNTSTLQDGFELPTRLSIAATDCILALTLAFTKNELIPNSSSRRPKSLSTTLLVTPADAPCSEKKGKSTSISTQGSDVEMNVELWNHLDELIVLVQKLTAWSSVSRWLHAKGLERVLKWLQDIKQNYACIQDEAGILIDKSEVLLLSSCWKYYGWLLHLENHKFSQHYMDFLDQYLSGIQFYADNFTDEHAENKESGIDTVKFFLNCTTLLLGHCNAKQFENALSDYGSQMSRMLISQFHCLDEDVIEAAACIFRAVLFRSNSSLETTSLTRTSNEMNTVLPLLLNLLDERDGIAKAIVILIAEYCSISTDDQCLNGLLRRLASGTVLQRRNAIGVISEIFRITPDLISTQGDVANHLLDRLGDEESAIRAHAFDLIPKLDPLFVLPVLVHHIYFSHGSTQSSCSSSMLAVLRLHAGKFEVVGTLLDCLSKLCQDQDIEEDSDHFGKGKKLDADLVLSLTPKWSTVQSWNMLIEPLIDKMFAEPSNSVIVRFLSYISEHLAEAADLVFHQLLLHTNQQKEREIDASEINDFMFDHLCPLLIIRILPLSVFDNLNSSVLYGGLHNLSVEQDIGGYLLNDSDSVGAYLLNSAIKKTEYEDVRKLAAELCGRLHPQVLFPVIAIQLEHACRTHDTLKIKACLFSICTSLVVRGKDSIWNPSVMRIIGVIESILSWHSLDGEDVLKAQHGCIDCLALLICAELQSPKSFKDRNANRVNLVNNQTNKGGTTSWNSVLNYVIHQLAPNDITSEFSEELKSPSFRLCMANVLISASQKVSDTGKKPLLHRIFPHLFHFLGVTTEPDIRAACIQVLFSLVFHMKSFIFPYSSDLLKIALKYLKEGSQQERIACTHLLASLMASEESIVENIAGGLLEARTLLVSVTSSDPSPEVRQSCKKLLTCLTSS; encoded by the exons ATGGAAGACGGAGAAGTTATCCGGAGATCTTTGGACTCAAACTCAATGGAGTCGGCCACGCTTGGGCGGGTAATGAGTACTTTGCTTAATGCCCGCCCGAAGAAGCTGGAGGAGGCAATCTCTCGCTTTGATTCAGCTCCAAAGACAG TTTCGATGGAGGAGTCACTTCGGATTCTTCACAAGTACCTCAGAGATGGAGCTCAAAATCTTGAATCATTGGATCAGATTATTGTTCCCATGCTTGAACAT TCTTTGAAGGTTAAAGAGTCAAAGCATGGGAACCAAGCCATGGTACTTCTGAATTGGCTTTTTCAAGATGAACTGATTTTCCAAGCAATTGCAGTGAATCTTGCTGGAATTATAGAGAGAAAATGTGACAAATTTATTGAATTAGGGTGGTGTACTCTTGTACGTTGCCTTGTAGAGTATGAGACCACCATGGCCAAGCATTTGAACAATG GAATAAGGGAAAACTATTACTCTCTTCTGAAGCTATTGTCGCCATGTATTGCACGTCTTACTTATATTGTCTGTAATACAAG CACATTGCAAGATGGTTTTGAGCTACCAACTCGCCTTTCCATTGCTGCTACTGATTGCATATTAGCTTTGACTCTAGCATTCACCAAGAATGAACTAATTCCTAACAGTTCAAGTagaaggccaaaatcgttgTCCACCACCCTACTGGTTACACCTGCAGATGCTCCTTGTAGTGAGAAAAAAGGAAAATCAACCAGCATCTCTACTCAAGGATCTGATGTTGAAATGAATGTAGAGCTCTGGAATCATTTAGATGAACTGATAGTTCTTGTGCAGAAGCTCACCGCT TGGAGCAGTGTAAGTCGTTGGTTACATGCCAAAGGGTTGGAAAGAGTGCTAAAGTGGTTGCAAGATATAAAACAGAATTATGCTTGCATACAAGATGAGGCTG GCATCCTAATAGATAAGAGTGAAGTGTTGCTTCTTTCTTCTTGTTGGAAGTACTATGGTTGGCTGTTGCACTTAGAAAACCATAAGTTCTCTCAGCACTACATGGATTTCTTGGATCAGTATCTATCTGGAATTCAG TTCTATGCAGACAATTTCACGGACGAACATGCTGAGAATAAAGAGAGTGGAATAGACACTGTTAAGTTTTTTCTTAACTGTACAACCCTTCTTTTGGGACATTGTAATGCAAAGCAATTTGAGAATGCGTTATCAGACTATGGATCTCAGATGTCTCGCATGCTAATCTCTCAG TTCCATTGTTTGGATGAAGACGTCATTGAAGCTGCAGCTTGCATCTTCAGGGCAGTGTTATTTAGGTCCAATTCATCTTTGGAAACAACCAGCCTCACTAGAACTTCAAATGAGATGAATACTGTACTACCTTTGCTTTTAAACCTTTTGGATGAACGAGATGGTATAGCCAAAGCCATTGTTATTCTAATTGCAGAATACTGCTCCAT AAGTACAGATGATCAGTGCCTCAATGGACTTCTAAGGCGTCTGGCATCTGGAACTGTTCTGCAGCGGAGGAATGCTATTGGTGTTATTTCTGAGATTTTCAGGATAACGCCAGACttg ATAAGTACCCAAGGAGATGTTGCTAACCATTTGCTAGATCGCCTTGGAGACGAAGAATCTGCAATTAGAGCACATGCATTTGATTTGATCCCAAAACTGG ATCCTTTATTTGTTTTGCCTGTATTGGTTCATCATATTTACTTCTCACATGGAAGCACACAGTCCTCTTGTAGTAGTTCTATGCTTGCAGTTCTAAGATTGCATGCTGGGAAGTTTGAAGTCGTAGGTACACTACTAGACTGTCTCAG CAAACTTTGCCAAGATCAAGATATTGAAGAGGATTCAGATCATTTTGGAAAAG GTAAAAAGTTGGATGCTGATTTAGTACTGAGCCTGACTCCAAAGTGGTCAACA GTTCAGAGCTGGAATATGTTGATTGAAccattaattgataaaatgtttGCGGAGCCCTCAAATTCGGTAATTGTTCGATTCCTATCTTATATAAGCGAACACCTAGCAGAAGCTGCAGATCTAGTCTTCCATCAACTGCTATTACATACAAACCAGCAGAAAGA GCGTGAGATTGATGCCtctgaaataaatgattttatgtTCGATCATCTTTGCCCACTACTTATTATTAGGATTCTTCCCCTAAGTGTTTTTGACAATCTCAATTCTTCAGTGCTGTATGGAGGTCTTCATAACTTGTCTGTGGAACAAG ATATTGGCGGCTATCTTTTGAATGATTCTGATTCTGTTGGGGCATACCTCCTTAATAG TGCGATTAAGAAGACTGAATATGAAGATGTCCGGAAACTTGCAGCTGAGCTGTGCGGTAGGCTTCATCCACAG GTGCTTTTCCCTGTTATTGCTATACAATTGGAACATGCTTGCAGAACTCATGATACTCTGAAGATAAAAGCTTGCTTATTTTCAATTTGTACATCATTGGTG GTGAGAGGCAAGGATTCAATCTGGAACCCTTCAGTGATGAGAATCATTGGTGTAATAGAATCAATTCTATCATGGCATTCACTTGATGGAGAAGATG TATTAAAAGCACAGCATGGCTGTATTGATTGTCTTGCACTTTTGATATGTGCTGAACTACAATCTCCCAAGTCATTTAAAGATCGAAATGCAAACAGAGTAAACCTTGTAAATAATCAAACCAATAAAG GAGGAACTACTTCTTGGAATTCTGTACTTAATTATGTCATCCATCAGTTAGCTCCCAATGATATCACTAGTGAGTTTAGTGAAGAACTGAAATCTCCTTCATTTCGGCTTTGCATGGCTAATGTTCTCATCAGTGCTAGCCAGAAGGTCTCAGACACGGGGAAGAAACCCCTTCTTCATAGAATCTTTCCTCATTTGTTCCATTTTCTGGGG GTGACAACAGAACCAGATATAAGAGCAGCTTGTATCCAAGTCTTGTTTTCTCTTGTTTTCCATATGAAGTCTTTCATTTTTCCATATTCTTCTGATCTTCTCAAGATTGCACTGAAATATCTGAAAGAAGGATCACAGCAG GAGAGGATTGCTTGTACTCATCTGTTGGCATCTCTAATGGCGAGCGAAGAATCAATCGTGGAGAATATTGCAGGAGGATTACTTGAAGCAAGAACATTACTTGTGAGTGTAACATCCTCAGATCCTTCGCCAGAAGTTCGTCAATCGTGTAAAAAGCTGCTTACATGCTTAACTTCATCTTGA
- the LOC124911311 gene encoding uncharacterized protein LOC124911311 isoform X1: MEDGEVIRRSLDSNSMESATLGRVMSTLLNARPKKLEEAISRFDSAPKTVSMEESLRILHKYLRDGAQNLESLDQIIVPMLEHSLKVKESKHGNQAMVLLNWLFQDELIFQAIAVNLAGIIERKCDKFIELGWCTLVRCLVEYETTMAKHLNNGIRENYYSLLKLLSPCIARLTYIVCNTSTLQDGFELPTRLSIAATDCILALTLAFTKNELIPNSSSRRPKSLSTTLLVTPADAPCSEKKGKSTSISTQGSDVEMNVELWNHLDELIVLVQKLTAWSSVSRWLHAKGLERVLKWLQDIKQNYACIQDEAGILIDKSEVLLLSSCWKYYGWLLHLENHKFSQHYMDFLDQYLSGIQFYADNFTDEHAENKESGIDTVKFFLNCTTLLLGHCNAKQFENALSDYGSQMSRMLISQFHCLDEDVIEAAACIFRAVLFRSNSSLETTSLTRTSNEMNTVLPLLLNLLDERDGIAKAIVILIAEYCSISTDDQCLNGLLRRLASGTVLQRRNAIGVISEIFRITPDLISTQGDVANHLLDRLGDEESAIRAHAFDLIPKLDPLFVLPVLVHHIYFSHGSTQSSCSSSMLAVLRLHAGKFEVVGTLLDCLSKLCQDQDIEEDSDHFGKAGKKLDADLVLSLTPKWSTVQSWNMLIEPLIDKMFAEPSNSVIVRFLSYISEHLAEAADLVFHQLLLHTNQQKEREIDASEINDFMFDHLCPLLIIRILPLSVFDNLNSSVLYGGLHNLSVEQDIGGYLLNDSDSVGAYLLNSAIKKTEYEDVRKLAAELCGRLHPQVLFPVIAIQLEHACRTHDTLKIKACLFSICTSLVVRGKDSIWNPSVMRIIGVIESILSWHSLDGEDVLKAQHGCIDCLALLICAELQSPKSFKDRNANRVNLVNNQTNKGGTTSWNSVLNYVIHQLAPNDITSEFSEELKSPSFRLCMANVLISASQKVSDTGKKPLLHRIFPHLFHFLGVTTEPDIRAACIQVLFSLVFHMKSFIFPYSSDLLKIALKYLKEGSQQERIACTHLLASLMASEESIVENIAGGLLEARTLLVSVTSSDPSPEVRQSCKKLLTCLTSS, encoded by the exons ATGGAAGACGGAGAAGTTATCCGGAGATCTTTGGACTCAAACTCAATGGAGTCGGCCACGCTTGGGCGGGTAATGAGTACTTTGCTTAATGCCCGCCCGAAGAAGCTGGAGGAGGCAATCTCTCGCTTTGATTCAGCTCCAAAGACAG TTTCGATGGAGGAGTCACTTCGGATTCTTCACAAGTACCTCAGAGATGGAGCTCAAAATCTTGAATCATTGGATCAGATTATTGTTCCCATGCTTGAACAT TCTTTGAAGGTTAAAGAGTCAAAGCATGGGAACCAAGCCATGGTACTTCTGAATTGGCTTTTTCAAGATGAACTGATTTTCCAAGCAATTGCAGTGAATCTTGCTGGAATTATAGAGAGAAAATGTGACAAATTTATTGAATTAGGGTGGTGTACTCTTGTACGTTGCCTTGTAGAGTATGAGACCACCATGGCCAAGCATTTGAACAATG GAATAAGGGAAAACTATTACTCTCTTCTGAAGCTATTGTCGCCATGTATTGCACGTCTTACTTATATTGTCTGTAATACAAG CACATTGCAAGATGGTTTTGAGCTACCAACTCGCCTTTCCATTGCTGCTACTGATTGCATATTAGCTTTGACTCTAGCATTCACCAAGAATGAACTAATTCCTAACAGTTCAAGTagaaggccaaaatcgttgTCCACCACCCTACTGGTTACACCTGCAGATGCTCCTTGTAGTGAGAAAAAAGGAAAATCAACCAGCATCTCTACTCAAGGATCTGATGTTGAAATGAATGTAGAGCTCTGGAATCATTTAGATGAACTGATAGTTCTTGTGCAGAAGCTCACCGCT TGGAGCAGTGTAAGTCGTTGGTTACATGCCAAAGGGTTGGAAAGAGTGCTAAAGTGGTTGCAAGATATAAAACAGAATTATGCTTGCATACAAGATGAGGCTG GCATCCTAATAGATAAGAGTGAAGTGTTGCTTCTTTCTTCTTGTTGGAAGTACTATGGTTGGCTGTTGCACTTAGAAAACCATAAGTTCTCTCAGCACTACATGGATTTCTTGGATCAGTATCTATCTGGAATTCAG TTCTATGCAGACAATTTCACGGACGAACATGCTGAGAATAAAGAGAGTGGAATAGACACTGTTAAGTTTTTTCTTAACTGTACAACCCTTCTTTTGGGACATTGTAATGCAAAGCAATTTGAGAATGCGTTATCAGACTATGGATCTCAGATGTCTCGCATGCTAATCTCTCAG TTCCATTGTTTGGATGAAGACGTCATTGAAGCTGCAGCTTGCATCTTCAGGGCAGTGTTATTTAGGTCCAATTCATCTTTGGAAACAACCAGCCTCACTAGAACTTCAAATGAGATGAATACTGTACTACCTTTGCTTTTAAACCTTTTGGATGAACGAGATGGTATAGCCAAAGCCATTGTTATTCTAATTGCAGAATACTGCTCCAT AAGTACAGATGATCAGTGCCTCAATGGACTTCTAAGGCGTCTGGCATCTGGAACTGTTCTGCAGCGGAGGAATGCTATTGGTGTTATTTCTGAGATTTTCAGGATAACGCCAGACttg ATAAGTACCCAAGGAGATGTTGCTAACCATTTGCTAGATCGCCTTGGAGACGAAGAATCTGCAATTAGAGCACATGCATTTGATTTGATCCCAAAACTGG ATCCTTTATTTGTTTTGCCTGTATTGGTTCATCATATTTACTTCTCACATGGAAGCACACAGTCCTCTTGTAGTAGTTCTATGCTTGCAGTTCTAAGATTGCATGCTGGGAAGTTTGAAGTCGTAGGTACACTACTAGACTGTCTCAG CAAACTTTGCCAAGATCAAGATATTGAAGAGGATTCAGATCATTTTGGAAAAG CAGGTAAAAAGTTGGATGCTGATTTAGTACTGAGCCTGACTCCAAAGTGGTCAACA GTTCAGAGCTGGAATATGTTGATTGAAccattaattgataaaatgtttGCGGAGCCCTCAAATTCGGTAATTGTTCGATTCCTATCTTATATAAGCGAACACCTAGCAGAAGCTGCAGATCTAGTCTTCCATCAACTGCTATTACATACAAACCAGCAGAAAGA GCGTGAGATTGATGCCtctgaaataaatgattttatgtTCGATCATCTTTGCCCACTACTTATTATTAGGATTCTTCCCCTAAGTGTTTTTGACAATCTCAATTCTTCAGTGCTGTATGGAGGTCTTCATAACTTGTCTGTGGAACAAG ATATTGGCGGCTATCTTTTGAATGATTCTGATTCTGTTGGGGCATACCTCCTTAATAG TGCGATTAAGAAGACTGAATATGAAGATGTCCGGAAACTTGCAGCTGAGCTGTGCGGTAGGCTTCATCCACAG GTGCTTTTCCCTGTTATTGCTATACAATTGGAACATGCTTGCAGAACTCATGATACTCTGAAGATAAAAGCTTGCTTATTTTCAATTTGTACATCATTGGTG GTGAGAGGCAAGGATTCAATCTGGAACCCTTCAGTGATGAGAATCATTGGTGTAATAGAATCAATTCTATCATGGCATTCACTTGATGGAGAAGATG TATTAAAAGCACAGCATGGCTGTATTGATTGTCTTGCACTTTTGATATGTGCTGAACTACAATCTCCCAAGTCATTTAAAGATCGAAATGCAAACAGAGTAAACCTTGTAAATAATCAAACCAATAAAG GAGGAACTACTTCTTGGAATTCTGTACTTAATTATGTCATCCATCAGTTAGCTCCCAATGATATCACTAGTGAGTTTAGTGAAGAACTGAAATCTCCTTCATTTCGGCTTTGCATGGCTAATGTTCTCATCAGTGCTAGCCAGAAGGTCTCAGACACGGGGAAGAAACCCCTTCTTCATAGAATCTTTCCTCATTTGTTCCATTTTCTGGGG GTGACAACAGAACCAGATATAAGAGCAGCTTGTATCCAAGTCTTGTTTTCTCTTGTTTTCCATATGAAGTCTTTCATTTTTCCATATTCTTCTGATCTTCTCAAGATTGCACTGAAATATCTGAAAGAAGGATCACAGCAG GAGAGGATTGCTTGTACTCATCTGTTGGCATCTCTAATGGCGAGCGAAGAATCAATCGTGGAGAATATTGCAGGAGGATTACTTGAAGCAAGAACATTACTTGTGAGTGTAACATCCTCAGATCCTTCGCCAGAAGTTCGTCAATCGTGTAAAAAGCTGCTTACATGCTTAACTTCATCTTGA
- the LOC124912258 gene encoding F-box/kelch-repeat protein At1g55270-like, with the protein MMDQIIDRSPNAHRVFRVQAPLVESVNCYCKVDSGLKTVAGASKFVPGSKLCIQPDIINPRSHRTKNLRRERTRIQAPLLPGLPDDLAIACLIRVPRVEHNKLRLVCKRWYRLLAGNFFYSLRRNLGLAEEWVYVIKRDRDGKISWLAFDPTYQVWQSLPPVPDEYSDALGFGCAVLSGCHLYLFGGKDPIKGSMRRVVFYSARTNKWHRAPDMLRKRHFFGSCVVNNCLYVAGGECEGIQRTLRSAEVYDPNRNRWSFVADMSTAMVPFIGVVYDGKWFLKGLGSHREVLSEAYIPETNSWTPVNDGMLAGWRNPCISMNGMLYALDCRDGCRLKAYNEETDTWQLSLDSKLHLGSSRALEAAALVPLNGKLCIVRNNLSISMVDVSSSDNNPQLWENIVAGKGHIRTLFTNFWSTIAGRGGLKSHIVHCQVLQS; encoded by the exons ATGATGGACCAGATAATCGACCGTTCCCCAAATGCTCATCGGGTGTTTCGAGTTCAAGCTCCACTG GTGGAATCTGTTAATTGCTATTGTAAAGTAGATTCTGGCCTAAAAACTGTTGCTGGTGCAAGTAAATTCGTTCCAGGATCTAAACTATGTATCCAGCCAGATATTATTAACCCGCGTTCTCATAGAACAAAGAACTTGAGGAGGGAAAGGACAAGAATTCAAGCGCCTCTCCTGCCTGGTCTTCCAGACGATCTTGCGATTGCTTGCCTGATTCGAGTCCCTCGTGTGGAACACAACAAACTGCGTCTAGTTTGCAAAAGATGGTACCGACTTCTTGCAGGAAACTTCTTTTACTCTCTCAGGAGAAACCTGGGGTTGGCAGAAGAGTGGGTTTACGTAATAAAGCGAGATCGAGATGGAAAGATCTCGTGGCTCGCGTTTGATCCAACTTACCAGGTTTGGCAGTCACTTCCACCTGTTCCAGATGAATACAGTGATGCTTTGGGGTTTGGCTGTGCTGTTCTGAGTGGTTGCCATCTATACCTTTTCGGAGGAAAAGACCCGATTAAAGGTTCAATGAGAAGAGTTGTTTTCTACAGTGCGAGAACAAATAAGTGGCATCGAGCACCGGATATGCTGAGGAAGCGCCATTTCTTTGGTTCTTGTGTGGTGAATAACTGCCTATATGTGGCTGGAGGTGAATGTGAGGGGATCCAGAGAACACTCCGATCAGCAGAAGTTTATGATCCGAACAGGAACAGGTGGAGTTTCGTTGCAGATATGAGTACAGCCATGGTTCCATTTATAGGTGTGGTTTATGATGGGAAATGGTTCTTGAAAGGTCTCGGTTCACATCGAGAGGTTCTTAGCGAAGCTTATATTCCTGAAACTAATTCATGGACGCCTGTAAACGATGGAATGCTGGCTGGTTGGCGTAATCCATGCATTTCCATGAATGGTATGTTGTATGCTCTAGATTGTCGCGATGGGTGTAGGCTTAAGGCTTATAATGAAGAAACCGATACTTGGCAACTTTCTCTGGATAGTAAACTGCATCTAGGGAGCTCTCGAGCACTTGAAGCGGCAGCTCTTGTACCACTTAATGGTAAACTCTGCATCGTCCGCAACAATCTAAGCATAAGTATGGTTGATGTTTCGAGTTCAGACAATAACCCACAGTTATGGGAGAATATAGTAGCTGGTAAGGGCCATATCAGGACCCTTTTCACTAATTTTTGGTCCACAATAGCAGGGAGAGGTGGCTTGAAAAGTCACATTGTTCACTGTCAGGTGCTTCAatcttga